A part of Streptomyces sp. DSM 40750 genomic DNA contains:
- a CDS encoding Crp/Fnr family transcriptional regulator has product MGMYRPHVSVIGQCLWSQLCDLAPLHVRPARSVLLRQGDPGTHVILLASGSALVTLAGAQGEQTLLSVRGAGEIFGELAVLDDQPRTASVTAAEVCRVHIVPAPAFLSFVNRNGLLDPLLRHAIARVREAETVRLEMATAPVPVRLASALGRLLQAASDTGTDYVVRLTQTELSQMIGASRNAVGSALRPWRVQGWLDTEAAGGLVVRDIASIQSHAYAQR; this is encoded by the coding sequence ATGGGCATGTACCGGCCGCATGTATCGGTCATCGGTCAGTGTCTGTGGTCGCAACTGTGCGACCTGGCTCCGCTCCACGTGCGGCCGGCGAGGAGCGTACTGCTGCGCCAGGGTGATCCCGGCACTCATGTCATCCTGCTGGCTTCCGGCTCGGCCTTGGTCACGCTGGCGGGAGCTCAGGGGGAGCAGACATTGCTGTCGGTGCGCGGTGCAGGTGAGATCTTCGGAGAACTGGCCGTCTTGGACGATCAGCCGCGTACGGCGTCTGTGACAGCCGCCGAGGTCTGCAGGGTTCACATAGTTCCCGCGCCGGCCTTCCTGTCCTTCGTCAACCGCAATGGGCTGTTGGACCCTTTGCTGCGTCACGCCATCGCGCGAGTCCGCGAAGCGGAGACGGTACGCCTGGAGATGGCCACCGCGCCGGTGCCGGTGCGACTGGCCTCGGCTCTGGGCCGCCTGCTCCAGGCGGCCTCGGATACGGGCACCGACTATGTCGTGCGTCTGACGCAGACGGAGTTGTCGCAGATGATCGGTGCGTCCCGCAACGCTGTCGGGTCGGCTCTCCGGCCATGGCGTGTGCAGGGGTGGCTCGACACAGAGGCCGCCGGCGGTCTCGTCGTACGGGACATCGCATCGATCCAGTCACACGCGTACGCCCAGCGGTGA
- the tnpA gene encoding IS200/IS605 family transposase: protein MSEMQEIRTGRHCVFVMHVHLVFVTKFRHKVFTDVHLTRMEEIMRSVCTDFECTLVEFNGEDNHVHLLVNFPPKVAVTKLVNSLKGVSSRRLRQEFPDLVRHYWRANKLWSGSYFAGTVGGAPLTVVRQYIEQQNRPV, encoded by the coding sequence ATGAGTGAGATGCAGGAGATCAGAACTGGTCGGCACTGTGTTTTCGTGATGCATGTGCACTTGGTCTTCGTGACCAAGTTCCGGCACAAGGTGTTCACCGATGTTCATCTGACGCGGATGGAGGAGATCATGCGGTCGGTGTGTACGGACTTCGAGTGCACACTGGTGGAGTTCAACGGCGAGGACAACCACGTCCACCTGCTGGTGAACTTCCCGCCCAAGGTCGCCGTGACCAAGCTGGTCAACTCCCTCAAGGGCGTCTCCTCCCGCCGCCTCCGGCAGGAGTTCCCCGACCTGGTGCGCCACTACTGGCGGGCCAACAAGCTCTGGTCCGGGTCTTACTTCGCCGGAACCGTCGGCGGCGCCCCGCTCACCGTGGTCAGGCAGTACATCGAGCAGCAGAACCGGCCGGTGTGA
- a CDS encoding DUF7144 family membrane protein — MTATYTKPAHTAKQEWATGLTAFAAVMLFLVGLLDIFRGIMAIAEDDIFVTTRQYVFEFDLTGWGWIHLALGAVAVIVSIGLLKVSAWARVVGVAIAGLVIIANFLSLPYYPVWSVVMIAISGFIIWALCVVRRDNLFDLSEERPVSEERPPQRGSYPRGPA, encoded by the coding sequence ATGACCGCGACATACACCAAGCCGGCACACACGGCGAAGCAGGAATGGGCAACCGGCCTGACCGCCTTCGCGGCAGTGATGCTCTTCCTCGTCGGCCTGCTCGACATCTTCCGGGGCATCATGGCGATCGCCGAGGACGACATCTTCGTCACGACGCGCCAGTACGTGTTCGAGTTCGACCTGACCGGCTGGGGCTGGATCCACCTCGCCCTGGGCGCGGTCGCCGTGATCGTCAGCATCGGGCTGCTCAAGGTCTCGGCGTGGGCGCGCGTCGTCGGCGTGGCCATCGCCGGGCTCGTCATCATCGCCAACTTCCTCTCCCTGCCGTACTACCCGGTGTGGTCGGTCGTGATGATCGCGATCTCGGGCTTCATCATCTGGGCCCTGTGCGTGGTCCGGCGCGACAACCTCTTCGACCTGTCCGAGGAACGTCCGGTGTCCGAGGAGCGCCCGCCGCAAAGGGGCTCGTATCCGCGCGGGCCCGCATGA
- a CDS encoding YhjD/YihY/BrkB family envelope integrity protein, with protein MVDRVLASMRSGPVARLLPRLVALNVVEGSVRLAAQAFLTALPLLMTVAAFAPEGVQDLLADSVRAVLGVRGDTLDEVRRTFSATGTPRDAVGAVGVVVTLVSATAFSRALQAVCERCWHLSRTPVRAAIWRWLLWLIVWLGVLLVQAPLRSGLGVGAVTGWVLSLLSSTLLWWWTQHLLLGGRIGWRNLLPGALLAGTGTVVLSWAAGLFVPTAMERSLQEFGPLGPVFTFLSWLIAVFLVAVSGLALGEYVASSHWYRAAAAPRRKRAEP; from the coding sequence TGGCAAGCATGCGGTCCGGTCCGGTGGCCCGGCTGCTTCCCCGCCTGGTGGCGCTCAACGTCGTGGAGGGCTCCGTGAGGCTGGCCGCGCAAGCCTTCCTCACCGCGCTCCCGCTGCTGATGACCGTCGCGGCGTTCGCCCCCGAAGGGGTGCAGGATCTGCTGGCCGACTCCGTCCGTGCGGTTCTGGGGGTACGGGGCGACACGCTCGACGAGGTACGCCGTACCTTCTCGGCCACCGGCACACCACGGGACGCCGTCGGAGCTGTGGGCGTGGTGGTGACCCTGGTGTCCGCGACGGCATTCAGCCGGGCGCTCCAGGCGGTCTGCGAGCGGTGCTGGCACCTGTCCCGCACACCGGTGCGGGCCGCGATCTGGCGCTGGCTGCTCTGGCTGATCGTCTGGCTGGGTGTCCTCCTGGTCCAGGCGCCGCTGCGCAGCGGACTGGGCGTCGGCGCGGTGACCGGATGGGTTCTGTCACTCCTGTCCTCGACGCTGCTGTGGTGGTGGACCCAGCATCTTCTGCTGGGCGGCAGGATCGGCTGGCGGAACCTGCTCCCGGGAGCGCTGCTGGCGGGCACGGGCACAGTCGTACTGAGCTGGGCCGCCGGTCTTTTCGTGCCCACGGCCATGGAGCGCAGCCTCCAGGAGTTCGGACCGCTGGGGCCCGTCTTCACGTTCCTGTCCTGGTTGATCGCCGTGTTCCTGGTGGCGGTCTCGGGCCTCGCCCTCGGCGAGTACGTCGCCTCCTCCCACTGGTACCGGGCAGCCGCCGCGCCCCGCCGTAAGCGGGCCGAACCCTGA
- a CDS encoding MFS transporter — MAPAPPADAAARPATARLVLLTLASGQFLMALDSSVMNVSIATVAEDLDTPVTGIQGAITAYTLVMAMFMIPGGKVGALIGRRRAFVIGCAVYGCGSLTTALAPNLTVLLIGWALLEGIGAALILPAIVTLVASNFAVERRPAAYGLVAAAGAVAIALGPLIGGLATTYFSWRWVFAGEVVMVLGIVLLARRVADAPLGERARIDFVGAVLSALGLGIFVYGVLRSDEWGWFQPKPDAPSWLGVSLVVWLMLTGLLLIWLFLRWEARVVERRGEPLVDPAMLQNKQLTGGLTMFFFQYLVQMGVFFVVPLYLSVALGLSALKTGARILPLSLTLLAAAILIPRLLPDVSPRRVVRLGVLALLAGAVVLMAALDADAGGEIVTIPLLLIGLGMGALASQLGSVTVSAVPEAQSAEVGGVQNAVTNLGASIGTALAGSILIAALTSSFLTSVDQNPAVPDQVKSQASVQLQSGAPFLSDAQLKEALDDAGVSEETSQDVFDANTEARLDGLRAALAALALAALLALFFTSRIPTTQPHAKRP; from the coding sequence ATGGCACCGGCACCCCCTGCGGACGCTGCTGCGAGGCCGGCGACAGCGCGCCTCGTCCTGCTGACACTGGCGTCAGGTCAGTTCCTGATGGCCCTCGACAGCTCTGTCATGAACGTGTCGATCGCGACGGTGGCCGAGGACCTGGACACGCCGGTGACCGGGATCCAGGGGGCCATCACGGCCTACACCCTCGTGATGGCGATGTTCATGATTCCCGGCGGCAAGGTCGGTGCGCTGATCGGCCGCAGACGCGCGTTCGTGATCGGCTGCGCTGTCTACGGCTGCGGCTCCCTGACGACGGCGCTCGCACCGAACCTGACCGTCCTGCTGATCGGCTGGGCGCTCCTCGAGGGGATCGGAGCGGCGCTCATCCTGCCCGCGATCGTGACGCTGGTGGCGAGCAACTTCGCCGTGGAACGGCGTCCCGCCGCCTACGGACTCGTCGCGGCCGCAGGGGCCGTGGCCATCGCGCTGGGTCCGCTCATCGGAGGTCTTGCGACCACGTACTTCTCCTGGCGCTGGGTGTTCGCGGGTGAGGTCGTGATGGTGCTCGGCATCGTGCTGCTCGCCCGCCGCGTCGCCGACGCGCCGCTCGGCGAACGCGCGCGAATCGACTTCGTCGGTGCCGTGCTCTCCGCCCTCGGGCTCGGGATCTTCGTCTACGGGGTGCTCCGCTCGGACGAGTGGGGCTGGTTCCAGCCGAAGCCCGATGCTCCTTCGTGGCTCGGGGTTTCGCTGGTCGTGTGGCTGATGCTGACCGGCCTGCTTCTGATCTGGCTCTTCCTCCGCTGGGAGGCCCGCGTGGTGGAGCGACGCGGGGAGCCACTCGTCGACCCGGCCATGCTGCAGAACAAGCAGCTCACCGGCGGCCTGACGATGTTCTTCTTCCAGTACCTCGTACAGATGGGCGTGTTCTTCGTCGTACCGCTCTATCTGTCGGTCGCCCTGGGCCTGTCCGCGCTCAAGACCGGCGCCCGCATCCTGCCTCTCTCGCTGACCCTGCTGGCGGCCGCGATCCTGATCCCGCGCCTCCTCCCGGACGTCTCGCCGCGTCGGGTGGTGCGACTCGGGGTCCTCGCGCTGCTCGCGGGCGCGGTGGTCCTGATGGCCGCGCTCGACGCGGACGCCGGTGGGGAGATCGTCACCATCCCTCTCCTGCTGATCGGGCTCGGCATGGGCGCCCTGGCGTCCCAGCTCGGTTCGGTCACCGTGTCCGCGGTGCCGGAAGCGCAGAGCGCGGAAGTCGGTGGAGTCCAGAACGCCGTCACCAACCTCGGCGCCTCGATCGGTACGGCACTCGCCGGGTCGATCCTGATCGCCGCGCTCACGTCGTCGTTCCTGACCAGCGTCGATCAGAACCCGGCAGTCCCGGACCAGGTCAAGAGCCAGGCGTCCGTCCAGCTCCAAAGCGGTGCGCCCTTCCTGTCGGACGCTCAGCTGAAGGAAGCTCTCGACGATGCCGGGGTGAGCGAGGAGACGTCCCAGGACGTGTTCGACGCGAACACCGAAGCGAGGCTCGACGGCCTGCGCGCCGCACTCGCCGCACTCGCCCTCGCCGCTCTCCTCGCCCTGTTCTTCACCTCACGGATCCCGACGACCCAGCCTCACGCGAAGAGGCCGTAG
- a CDS encoding SHOCT domain-containing protein, translated as MSTQTYLAYDYPMLSIFWSMLLFFLWIMWFVLLFRIVVDIFRDDAMSGWAKAGWLAFTVLLPFLGVFVYVIARGKNMGRREIAQARAQQEAFDAHIREAAGATGGPSSIDELAKLSEIRARGDITDEEFRRAKELVLTGHGPAEHTGSTARTPGR; from the coding sequence ATGAGCACGCAGACGTACCTCGCGTACGACTACCCCATGCTGAGCATCTTCTGGAGCATGCTCTTGTTCTTCCTGTGGATCATGTGGTTCGTCCTGCTCTTCCGCATCGTCGTCGACATCTTCCGCGATGACGCGATGAGCGGGTGGGCGAAAGCCGGCTGGCTGGCGTTCACCGTCCTGCTGCCCTTCCTGGGCGTCTTCGTCTACGTGATCGCCCGCGGCAAGAACATGGGCCGCCGGGAAATAGCGCAGGCCCGAGCACAGCAGGAAGCCTTCGACGCCCACATCAGGGAGGCCGCGGGCGCCACGGGCGGGCCCAGCAGCATCGACGAGCTCGCCAAGCTGTCCGAGATCCGCGCCCGCGGCGACATCACGGACGAGGAGTTCCGCAGGGCCAAGGAACTGGTCCTGACCGGCCACGGCCCGGCGGAGCACACCGGCTCCACCGCCCGCACCCCCGGTCGCTGA
- a CDS encoding diacylglycerol/lipid kinase family protein, protein MPTAAHARKRLAPRWTARLALVAGTAAAVVLLLFAGLQSLLLVGVGLAGLVIAAAGAWWALARTGPARALAAVLACAAPVAVVVLYAVAGLLWVALVSLALWVLAVLCGRTALAAVGGPAGVREHAVAAPRRPFLIMNPRSGGGKVGTFHLEEKAKALGAQVAVLDPDHRQDVAALARQAADEGADLLGVAGGDGTQALVAGVAAERGLPFMVIAAGTRNHFALDLGLDRDDPSLCLNALTEGVELRIDLGRIGDRIFVNNASFGAYATVVQSPAYRDDKARTALQLLPDLLTHHSGPRLTVRAQGTDSEAAIEAPQAVLVSNNPYRTDDPAGMGRRERLDSGVLGVLGIKVDNAAQAAGMLRGRRSPGLASLTAQDVVVDADAPSIPVGVDGEALVLPTPVHCRIEPRALRVRVPRRRPGVPRGRPPMNWRRVGRLARTMGRTAAGRHPR, encoded by the coding sequence ATGCCGACGGCAGCGCACGCGAGGAAGCGTCTGGCTCCGCGCTGGACCGCGCGTCTGGCCCTGGTTGCGGGAACTGCGGCGGCGGTGGTCCTGCTGCTGTTCGCCGGGCTCCAGAGCCTCCTGCTCGTGGGAGTGGGACTGGCCGGGCTCGTGATCGCGGCCGCGGGCGCGTGGTGGGCGCTGGCGCGCACCGGCCCGGCCAGGGCACTGGCCGCCGTGCTGGCCTGCGCCGCACCTGTCGCCGTAGTGGTGCTCTACGCGGTGGCCGGACTGCTGTGGGTCGCGCTCGTCTCGCTCGCGCTGTGGGTGCTGGCCGTCCTCTGCGGCAGAACCGCGCTGGCCGCCGTCGGTGGACCGGCTGGTGTTCGGGAACACGCGGTCGCCGCCCCCCGGCGGCCCTTCCTCATCATGAACCCGCGCTCGGGCGGCGGAAAGGTCGGGACGTTCCACCTGGAGGAGAAGGCGAAGGCCCTCGGTGCGCAGGTCGCCGTCCTGGACCCGGACCATCGCCAGGACGTGGCCGCGCTCGCCCGGCAGGCCGCCGACGAGGGCGCCGACCTGCTCGGCGTCGCCGGAGGCGACGGCACCCAGGCCCTGGTCGCGGGAGTGGCGGCCGAGCGCGGTCTACCGTTCATGGTGATCGCCGCCGGCACCCGCAACCACTTCGCCCTGGACCTCGGCCTCGACAGGGACGATCCCTCGCTGTGCCTGAACGCACTCACCGAGGGCGTCGAGCTACGCATCGACCTGGGCCGCATCGGGGACCGCATCTTCGTGAACAACGCCTCCTTCGGCGCCTACGCGACCGTCGTCCAGAGTCCCGCGTACCGCGACGACAAGGCACGTACCGCCCTTCAGCTTCTCCCGGACCTGCTGACCCATCACAGCGGCCCGCGCCTCACCGTCCGCGCGCAGGGCACGGACAGTGAGGCGGCCATCGAGGCACCACAGGCCGTACTGGTGAGCAACAACCCCTATCGGACGGACGACCCGGCGGGGATGGGCCGTCGCGAGCGGCTGGACTCCGGCGTCCTCGGGGTGCTCGGCATCAAGGTCGACAACGCGGCACAGGCAGCGGGGATGCTCCGCGGCAGGCGCTCGCCCGGCCTGGCCTCGCTCACTGCCCAGGACGTCGTCGTGGACGCCGACGCTCCCAGCATTCCCGTGGGCGTCGACGGCGAGGCCCTCGTCCTGCCGACCCCGGTCCACTGCCGGATCGAGCCGCGCGCCCTTCGCGTGCGCGTGCCCCGCCGCCGTCCTGGTGTCCCCCGTGGCAGACCCCCCATGAACTGGCGCCGGGTGGGACGGCTGGCGCGGACGATGGGACGGACCGCGGCGGGGCGTCACCCCCGCTGA